One genomic region from Pseudocalidococcus azoricus BACA0444 encodes:
- a CDS encoding rhomboid family intramembrane serine protease — MTTEKRGLLEEIKTHGQLMFGLVGLMWAIEIVNQLFFRDSLDRFGIAPRSFPGLAGIIFSPFLHADFAHLLANTLPFLVLGWWVLLRGLDLFIEVSVMVILVSGLGVWLFAAPNTITIGASGVVFGYLGFLLLRGFFERSWVAIFFSVLVLLGYGSLIWGVLPIVPGVSWQGHLFGLIGGGLAARILPQGMSQAQ; from the coding sequence ATGACCACAGAGAAACGGGGCCTTCTGGAGGAAATTAAAACCCACGGGCAGTTAATGTTTGGCCTGGTGGGGTTGATGTGGGCGATTGAAATTGTCAATCAGCTATTCTTTCGGGATAGTCTTGACCGGTTTGGGATCGCTCCCCGCAGTTTCCCCGGCCTGGCTGGGATTATTTTCTCCCCCTTTCTCCATGCTGATTTTGCCCACCTGTTGGCGAATACCTTGCCATTTCTAGTTTTGGGCTGGTGGGTACTCTTGCGGGGCCTGGATCTGTTTATTGAAGTCAGTGTGATGGTGATTTTGGTCAGTGGCCTGGGGGTTTGGCTCTTTGCGGCTCCCAACACAATTACCATCGGGGCCAGCGGTGTCGTCTTTGGCTACCTAGGATTTCTGCTGCTGCGGGGCTTTTTTGAGCGGAGTTGGGTGGCCATCTTTTTCTCGGTTCTAGTCTTATTAGGCTATGGCAGTCTAATTTGGGGGGTATTACCCATTGTCCCAGGGGTTTCTTGGCAAGGGCATTTGTTTGGCCTGATTGGCGGTGGCCTGGCGGCCCGGATTCTTCCTCAGGGAATGTCCCAGGCACAATAA
- a CDS encoding AAC(3)-I family aminoglycoside N-acetyltransferase → MSVAVHHLRPNDLILMNGLNDLFGAVFNDLLTYTQNRPSLGYLQRLLADDSFIGLVALKNGEIVGGLTAYELKKYEQERSEIYIYDLGVAPGHRRQGIATALITALKQIAADRGAYVIFVQADTTDADQPAIALYTKLGIREDVLHFDIPVEDKHEMGCSEKL, encoded by the coding sequence ATGTCTGTTGCTGTTCACCACCTTAGGCCGAATGATCTGATTCTAATGAACGGACTTAACGATCTTTTCGGTGCGGTATTCAATGACCTGCTCACTTATACACAGAATCGACCGAGTTTGGGTTATTTGCAGCGATTATTGGCGGATGACTCATTTATTGGCCTGGTTGCGTTGAAAAATGGTGAGATTGTCGGTGGACTAACCGCCTATGAGCTGAAAAAGTATGAACAGGAACGCAGCGAAATCTACATTTACGATCTCGGTGTTGCACCTGGCCACCGCCGCCAAGGCATAGCCACAGCATTGATTACAGCACTGAAGCAGATAGCGGCTGACCGTGGAGCCTACGTCATTTTTGTCCAGGCCGACACTACAGATGCGGATCAGCCAGCCATCGCCTTGTACACAAAACTTGGCATCCGCGAAGATGTCTTGCATTTTGATATTCCAGTCGAGGACAAGCATGAGATGGGTTGCTCAGAGAAATTATAG
- the glpX gene encoding class II fructose-bisphosphatase, with protein sequence MDNVIGLEIIEVVEKAAIASARWMGKGDKNMADQVAVDAMRARMNQVHMRGRIVIGEGERDEAPMLYIGEEVGICTQENAEAFCNPEELLEIDIAVDPCEGTNLCAYGQPGSMAVLAISEKGGLFAAPDFYMKKLAAPPAAKGKVDISKSATENLKILSESLDRAIDELVVVVMKRERHDELIQEIRAAGARVQLISDGDVSAALSCAFSGTNIHALMGIGAAPEGVISAAAMRALGGHFQGQLVYDPAIVKTKEWAGKTKEGNLAQLQAAGITDPDKIYDAHELAKGETVLFAACGITPGVLMKGVRFFNGGARTQSLVISTQSKTARFVDTIHMFEKQPRSIQLV encoded by the coding sequence GTGGATAATGTCATTGGCTTAGAGATTATTGAAGTGGTCGAAAAAGCGGCCATTGCTTCAGCGCGATGGATGGGCAAGGGCGACAAAAACATGGCCGACCAGGTGGCAGTGGATGCAATGCGGGCCCGGATGAATCAAGTCCATATGCGGGGTCGGATTGTGATTGGCGAGGGGGAACGGGATGAAGCTCCCATGCTCTACATCGGCGAAGAAGTCGGAATTTGTACCCAAGAAAACGCTGAGGCATTCTGTAACCCGGAAGAACTTTTAGAAATTGACATTGCCGTTGACCCCTGTGAAGGAACCAATCTCTGTGCCTATGGCCAGCCGGGTTCGATGGCGGTATTGGCAATTTCGGAGAAAGGTGGATTGTTTGCCGCCCCCGATTTTTACATGAAGAAATTAGCGGCTCCCCCGGCAGCCAAAGGTAAAGTTGATATTTCTAAGTCCGCTACGGAAAACTTAAAAATTCTCTCGGAATCTCTGGATCGGGCCATTGATGAATTAGTCGTCGTGGTGATGAAACGGGAACGCCATGATGAATTGATTCAAGAAATTCGCGCGGCGGGGGCCCGGGTTCAGTTAATCAGCGATGGGGATGTGTCGGCAGCCTTGTCCTGTGCCTTTTCCGGGACGAATATTCATGCCTTGATGGGAATTGGGGCAGCTCCTGAGGGGGTGATTTCGGCAGCGGCAATGCGGGCATTGGGGGGGCATTTCCAAGGACAATTGGTCTATGATCCAGCCATTGTCAAAACCAAAGAATGGGCGGGGAAAACCAAAGAAGGCAATTTAGCGCAACTGCAAGCAGCCGGGATTACTGACCCTGACAAGATTTACGATGCCCATGAACTGGCCAAGGGAGAAACCGTTTTGTTCGCGGCCTGTGGGATTACCCCGGGTGTGCTCATGAAAGGGGTTCGTTTCTTTAATGGTGGGGCCCGGACTCAGTCCCTTGTCATCTCCACCCAATCCAAAACGGCCCGGTTTGTGGACACGATTCATATGTTTGAGAAACAGCCGCGCTCGATTCAGTTGGTCTAG
- the infC gene encoding translation initiation factor IF-3: MVLIKKSQQDQPNINERIRFPKIRVVDTDGSQLGIMAPSEAMVIAREKELDLVLVSDKADPPVCRIINYGKFKYEQEKKVREARKKQHTSDVKEVKMRYKIEEHDYNVRVNQAERFLKSGDKVKATVTFRGREIQHSHLAEALLKRMAADLEAVAELQQAPKQEGRNMIMFLAPKR, translated from the coding sequence GTGGTACTTATCAAAAAAAGCCAGCAAGATCAGCCTAATATCAATGAGCGGATTCGGTTTCCAAAAATTCGAGTAGTAGATACCGATGGCAGCCAACTGGGGATCATGGCCCCCTCCGAAGCAATGGTGATCGCCCGCGAGAAGGAACTCGATCTCGTCTTGGTCAGTGATAAAGCGGATCCCCCCGTCTGTCGAATTATTAACTATGGCAAGTTTAAGTACGAACAGGAAAAGAAAGTCCGAGAGGCCCGCAAAAAGCAACACACCTCCGATGTCAAGGAAGTGAAAATGCGCTACAAGATTGAGGAGCATGACTACAATGTCCGAGTTAACCAGGCCGAGCGGTTTCTAAAATCCGGGGATAAGGTAAAAGCAACTGTGACCTTCCGGGGGCGGGAAATCCAGCATTCTCACCTAGCCGAGGCCCTATTGAAACGGATGGCCGCCGATTTAGAGGCAGTGGCAGAATTGCAGCAGGCCCCCAAACAGGAAGGGCGGAATATGATCATGTTTTTGGCTCCCAAGCGTTAG
- the rplS gene encoding 50S ribosomal protein L19: MHATEIIRSIEAEHLKTDLPTINVGDRVRVGVIIQEGGKERVQPYEGDVIAMRNSGISKSITVRKTFQGVGVERVFLLHSPRIESVKIIQRGKVRRAKLYYLRNRVGKAARIEARFDRSLT, encoded by the coding sequence ATGCACGCCACAGAAATCATTCGTTCCATTGAAGCCGAACACCTGAAAACCGATTTACCCACCATCAATGTTGGAGATCGAGTCCGGGTTGGAGTCATCATCCAAGAAGGGGGAAAAGAACGGGTGCAGCCCTACGAAGGGGATGTGATTGCTATGCGCAACAGCGGGATTAGTAAGTCCATTACTGTCCGCAAAACCTTTCAGGGCGTTGGTGTGGAGCGGGTATTTTTATTGCATTCCCCCCGAATTGAGAGTGTTAAGATTATTCAACGTGGGAAAGTCCGGCGGGCAAAACTTTACTATCTTCGTAATCGGGTTGGTAAGGCGGCTCGGATTGAAGCCCGCTTTGATCGTTCCCTCACCTAG